One region of Acidobacteriota bacterium genomic DNA includes:
- a CDS encoding PD40 domain-containing protein, whose protein sequence is MKRIFLLSFIVIAATLGLVTTLNRTNAQTTTSDEISIALLPVTPNVIGTQIRGVSNDGKRIVFDSINDYNGNNVDSNRDIWVYDVDSRSIIQITDTADLKEDTTDTTKVTTTINNETPAISGDGTKIVFVSNADLGGTTNADRNYEVYVANLPRNSTTPTITRITDTGQNRENEVIKEIFNNYSPTINDDGSVIAFVSTRQSFKAVQAGAQAFTAAKEGPNNDTPDGNGEIFTYNTNSKQFSQITVTRDVDATVNFVVKGFNASPFLSGNGQTLAFVSGFNFSGATANKNTDFNGEIFTYKVGDAANTVRQVTDTTGNPAFPSNGVMNVMIAFTHPLSSDGTKLVFESAGDFAGKNSEKLREVFLADLSTATTKFTQITDQTTVDSTKNDLNYFPSINAAGTFVVFNSTLNLTPASTSGIKTDNADGSREAFRYDIANNKLRQITFTDKSLTVLDQRANNYSIFADNTGNTISFNYEANVIATNALAIQDVFQAYVLPVTSQNSSAATFSNAASFDNTQVARGSIVAAFGTQLANSTVSAPNANLPFQLGGVNVTVNGLAGRLIFVSPGQINFVVPNAIGTGDTIDFTINNNGIRSSGKAKIVDAAPGVFSADGSGKGKSTAQCGRVSPDGLSFLLTAPPCAIGNESQFNLLVIYGTGWGNSAGIQVKIGDQTLTPSYAGPQGEFLGLDQINVSLTKDLADKMDQDITVSIVATTNIDSNKTSTSFGGYDPPLTVYNAASFEGGVVARGSLAVAQGDNLSTATVTANGPNYPTELNGVKVIVAGVAAQITYISPSQVNFLVPSATKPAGLVETIINNNGTIIRGRVRVLDASPGIFTTTGTGTGSALVQCGKVNSDGSITFSNPPCSVGTDAAPNIIRITGTGWRFAEKVVLTINGVELEKTFVGGQPGSGGALVPGIDMIDAKLKSELAGKTDVDIVIKTTAATVDHSSLPGVKVSFSN, encoded by the coding sequence GTGAAAAGAATTTTTCTGCTTTCATTCATTGTCATCGCCGCCACATTGGGACTCGTTACCACCCTCAATCGCACCAACGCACAGACAACCACCAGCGATGAAATTTCCATTGCCTTGTTACCTGTGACTCCAAACGTCATCGGCACACAGATTCGCGGAGTCAGCAACGACGGCAAACGGATCGTTTTCGATTCGATCAACGATTACAACGGTAATAACGTTGACAGCAATCGTGACATCTGGGTTTACGACGTAGATTCGCGCAGCATCATCCAGATTACCGACACGGCTGACCTGAAGGAAGACACGACAGACACAACGAAGGTTACGACCACAATTAACAATGAGACCCCGGCCATCAGCGGAGATGGAACCAAGATTGTGTTCGTCTCGAATGCGGATTTGGGCGGCACCACCAATGCAGACCGCAACTATGAAGTTTACGTTGCCAATCTGCCACGCAACTCCACAACGCCAACGATTACGCGCATCACCGATACAGGACAAAACCGCGAAAACGAAGTCATCAAAGAGATTTTCAACAACTACTCGCCGACGATTAACGACGACGGTTCGGTAATTGCGTTTGTCTCTACCCGTCAAAGCTTCAAAGCTGTCCAAGCTGGGGCCCAGGCGTTTACCGCCGCTAAGGAAGGCCCCAATAATGACACGCCGGATGGAAACGGCGAAATCTTTACTTACAACACAAACTCCAAACAGTTTTCTCAAATCACCGTCACGCGTGATGTTGACGCAACCGTTAACTTCGTCGTCAAAGGCTTTAATGCCAGTCCGTTTTTGAGCGGCAATGGACAAACGCTGGCATTTGTCTCCGGCTTTAACTTTTCGGGCGCAACCGCTAACAAAAACACGGATTTCAACGGAGAAATCTTCACGTACAAAGTCGGCGATGCAGCCAATACTGTCCGGCAAGTGACGGACACAACTGGCAATCCGGCGTTTCCTTCCAACGGGGTCATGAACGTGATGATCGCGTTCACCCATCCATTAAGTTCGGACGGCACCAAACTGGTGTTCGAATCGGCGGGCGATTTTGCCGGCAAGAATTCGGAAAAGCTGCGCGAAGTGTTTCTGGCAGACTTGAGCACAGCGACCACCAAATTCACGCAAATTACGGATCAAACGACGGTTGATTCGACCAAAAACGATTTGAACTATTTCCCCAGCATTAACGCGGCTGGAACGTTTGTCGTGTTCAACTCTACGCTGAATCTGACACCAGCTTCGACCAGCGGGATCAAAACCGACAATGCCGACGGCAGTCGTGAGGCGTTCCGCTACGATATTGCCAACAACAAACTCCGGCAAATTACGTTTACGGATAAATCCCTAACGGTGCTTGATCAGCGAGCCAACAACTACTCTATCTTTGCGGACAATACGGGAAATACGATTTCCTTCAACTACGAAGCAAATGTTATCGCAACCAATGCCCTGGCCATTCAGGATGTATTCCAGGCGTATGTGTTGCCGGTAACGAGCCAGAATTCCAGTGCCGCCACGTTTTCCAATGCTGCCAGTTTCGACAATACGCAGGTTGCGCGAGGTTCGATTGTCGCTGCGTTCGGAACGCAACTGGCGAATTCCACCGTTTCTGCGCCAAACGCCAATCTGCCGTTTCAGCTTGGCGGCGTGAACGTCACGGTGAATGGTCTGGCAGGACGATTGATTTTCGTTTCGCCGGGACAAATCAATTTTGTAGTGCCAAATGCGATTGGAACGGGTGACACAATTGATTTCACCATCAACAACAACGGAATCCGGTCGTCGGGCAAAGCGAAAATTGTGGATGCGGCTCCGGGGGTTTTCTCTGCTGACGGCAGCGGAAAAGGCAAATCAACCGCGCAATGCGGTCGAGTTTCGCCAGACGGCTTGAGCTTTCTATTGACCGCGCCGCCTTGTGCCATCGGCAACGAGTCCCAATTCAACTTGCTGGTCATTTACGGCACGGGGTGGGGCAATAGTGCCGGCATCCAGGTGAAAATCGGCGACCAGACTTTGACGCCAAGTTATGCCGGGCCGCAGGGAGAATTCCTGGGCCTGGATCAAATCAACGTTTCGTTGACAAAAGATTTGGCTGACAAGATGGATCAGGACATTACCGTTTCCATCGTTGCCACCACAAACATTGACAGCAACAAAACGTCAACTTCGTTCGGAGGCTATGACCCGCCGCTGACGGTGTATAACGCTGCCAGCTTTGAGGGCGGCGTTGTGGCTCGCGGCTCACTCGCCGTGGCGCAAGGCGACAATCTGTCCACCGCCACTGTGACGGCCAATGGACCAAATTACCCAACGGAACTGAATGGCGTGAAAGTCATCGTCGCGGGAGTCGCGGCACAAATCACGTACATTTCTCCGTCACAGGTCAACTTCCTGGTTCCCAGCGCCACAAAACCCGCAGGCCTGGTTGAAACCATCATCAACAACAACGGGACGATCATTCGCGGCAGAGTCCGCGTGCTGGATGCCTCGCCCGGAATCTTTACCACAACTGGCACGGGAACTGGCTCCGCGCTGGTGCAATGCGGCAAGGTGAATTCCGACGGTTCCATTACCTTTTCCAACCCGCCCTGTTCTGTCGGTACTGACGCAGCCCCCAATATCATTCGTATTACCGGCACGGGTTGGCGATTCGCTGAAAAAGTCGTTTTGACAATCAACGGTGTTGAGTTGGAAAAAACCTTCGTTGGCGGTCAGCCCGGCTCAGGCGGAGCCTTGGTTCCGGGAATTGACATGATTGACGCCAAGTTGAAGTCAGAGTTGGCGGGCAAAACCGACGTGGACATTGTCATCAAGACGACGGCTGCGACAGTTGATCATTCGAGTTTACCGGGCGTAAAAGTCTCGTTCTCGAATTGA
- a CDS encoding 3'(2'),5'-bisphosphate nucleotidase CysQ, translating into MDKELEVARRLAREAGSILMSFYKGDTKIEWKGHDDPVTAADHAANEMLVRELSKAFPNDAILSEEAPDDKGRLTKDRVWMVDPMDGTKQFIEKLDEFAVMIGLAVSGQAKVGVVYNPATDRMFYSAPGIGAFVEEKLTTKRLRVSDLADPTRMIAAMSRSHHSPTVDEIRQRLGSTGEVRSGSVGLKLGLICEGQAHIYIHAGAKTNQWDTCAPEAILRAAGGRITDTSGQPLEYNTNHVRNLNGIVATNGPLHDKVVETTTAVLTEKGYK; encoded by the coding sequence ATGGATAAAGAATTGGAAGTAGCAAGGCGACTGGCGCGCGAAGCCGGAAGCATCTTGATGAGTTTTTACAAGGGAGACACCAAAATTGAATGGAAAGGTCATGATGATCCTGTGACTGCTGCGGATCACGCCGCCAACGAAATGCTGGTGCGTGAATTGAGCAAAGCGTTTCCGAACGATGCCATTCTTTCGGAAGAGGCTCCGGACGACAAAGGACGATTGACCAAAGACCGCGTGTGGATGGTTGACCCGATGGATGGAACCAAACAGTTCATTGAAAAGTTGGACGAATTTGCGGTGATGATCGGGTTGGCCGTCAGTGGTCAAGCGAAAGTCGGCGTGGTGTACAACCCGGCGACAGATCGCATGTTTTATTCCGCACCGGGCATTGGCGCTTTTGTCGAAGAAAAATTGACGACCAAACGATTGCGCGTTTCCGATCTCGCTGATCCCACACGAATGATTGCCGCCATGAGCCGTTCGCATCACAGCCCGACGGTTGACGAAATTCGCCAACGGCTGGGTTCAACGGGCGAAGTTCGCTCCGGCAGTGTCGGATTGAAACTGGGGTTGATTTGCGAAGGGCAAGCGCACATTTACATTCACGCCGGAGCCAAAACCAATCAATGGGATACTTGCGCGCCGGAAGCCATCTTGCGCGCTGCCGGTGGTCGTATCACGGATACTTCGGGCCAACCGCTGGAATACAACACCAACCACGTTCGGAATCTGAATGGAATCGTGGCCACGAATGGCCCGCTTCACGACAAGGTTGTGGAAACGACAACGGCTGTTTTGACTGAGAAAGGCTACAAGTAA
- a CDS encoding cyclase family protein: protein MKIYDITVPISAELPVYPGDPNIELERVMSLENGDIANVTRLCCSTHIGTHVDPPSHFIDGARSLDELPLETLIGAVRVVDVGDVPAIDAAVLNRSNLDGVTRVLFKTRNSSFWPEAKTFHEDFVYIAPDAAERLVELGVQLVGIDYLSVEKFNFNEPATHLTLLGANVVIVEGLALRDVPPGDYELFCLPLKIKDGDGSPARVVLRK, encoded by the coding sequence ATGAAAATTTACGACATCACTGTCCCTATCTCGGCAGAACTTCCGGTGTATCCGGGCGATCCCAACATCGAACTTGAGCGCGTTATGTCGCTGGAAAACGGCGACATCGCCAATGTCACGCGTCTTTGTTGCAGCACGCACATCGGCACGCACGTTGATCCGCCATCGCATTTTATTGACGGAGCCAGGTCACTGGACGAACTTCCATTGGAAACATTGATCGGCGCGGTCAGAGTGGTTGATGTCGGCGATGTTCCGGCAATTGACGCGGCGGTTTTGAATCGCTCCAATCTGGATGGCGTAACGCGCGTGTTGTTCAAAACACGAAATTCATCGTTCTGGCCGGAGGCCAAAACCTTCCACGAAGATTTCGTCTACATTGCGCCGGACGCCGCCGAGCGGCTGGTCGAACTCGGCGTGCAACTGGTGGGCATAGATTACTTGTCGGTCGAAAAATTCAACTTCAACGAACCCGCGACACATTTAACCCTGCTTGGGGCGAATGTCGTCATTGTCGAAGGATTGGCGCTGCGCGATGTTCCTCCGGGTGATTACGAACTGTTCTGTCTGCCGCTCAAAATCAAAGACGGCGACGGCAGCCCGGCGCGCGTCGTGCTGCGAAAATAA
- a CDS encoding DinB family protein, translating into MNMDSFVSNWRRIHKQTTKIMAAAPNDKYDWKPCDSAMSLGELMNHLWIAEAGLVAAAKTGSFPKEMPPQIKDTAALIAAFDKTHEEAIATAKALTSEELAESVAPFGPDKAMSRMTLLHLTHEHEIHHRGQLYTYLRIAGCEVPPLFG; encoded by the coding sequence ATGAACATGGATTCTTTTGTCAGCAACTGGCGGCGCATTCACAAACAAACCACCAAAATTATGGCCGCCGCGCCAAACGACAAATACGATTGGAAGCCTTGCGATTCGGCAATGTCGCTCGGCGAATTGATGAATCATCTGTGGATTGCCGAAGCCGGATTGGTTGCCGCGGCGAAAACAGGCAGCTTCCCCAAGGAAATGCCACCACAAATCAAAGACACTGCGGCATTGATCGCCGCTTTCGACAAAACGCACGAAGAAGCCATTGCGACGGCCAAGGCGCTGACGTCTGAAGAATTGGCGGAATCCGTTGCGCCCTTCGGCCCAGACAAAGCCATGTCGCGAATGACCTTGCTGCATCTGACGCACGAACACGAAATCCATCATCGCGGCCAGCTTTACACCTACCTGCGCATCGCAGGGTGCGAAGTTCCGCCGCTTTTCGGATAG
- a CDS encoding methyltransferase domain-containing protein, whose product MKWDSDFYDQKHSFVTKYGEDLLTLLDAKPGERILDIGCGSGHLTKQVADAGAEVTGLDSSPEMIATARASYPAINFIVADASDFSFAEPFDAIFSNAALHWVERAEEAVICMSRVLKPGGRFVIEMGGKGNIAGIATELERALKSLHGRQVKATNYFPGIGEYASLLEKHSIEVVSALLFDRPTRLEGGEEGMENWIKMFRRELLNDLGEEEKRAVFAEVKTALRGKLFSEGTWFADYRRLRIVAYKR is encoded by the coding sequence ATGAAGTGGGATTCTGATTTTTACGACCAGAAACATTCGTTCGTCACCAAATATGGCGAAGATTTACTGACGCTGCTTGACGCCAAACCCGGCGAACGGATTCTGGATATTGGTTGCGGCTCCGGCCATTTGACGAAGCAAGTTGCCGATGCGGGCGCGGAAGTCACGGGGCTGGACAGTTCGCCGGAAATGATTGCGACGGCGCGTGCATCCTATCCGGCCATCAACTTTATCGTCGCCGACGCTTCCGACTTTTCGTTTGCAGAACCATTCGACGCCATTTTCTCCAACGCTGCACTGCATTGGGTGGAGCGGGCTGAAGAAGCTGTGATTTGTATGTCGCGCGTTTTGAAACCCGGCGGACGGTTTGTTATCGAAATGGGTGGCAAAGGCAACATTGCGGGCATCGCCACGGAACTGGAACGAGCGCTAAAATCGCTACATGGACGTCAAGTCAAAGCGACGAATTACTTTCCAGGCATCGGCGAATACGCGTCGCTGCTGGAAAAACACAGCATCGAAGTCGTTAGCGCCTTGCTGTTTGATCGCCCCACCAGGCTGGAAGGCGGCGAAGAAGGCATGGAAAATTGGATCAAGATGTTCCGCCGCGAATTGTTGAACGACCTCGGCGAGGAGGAAAAACGCGCCGTGTTTGCCGAAGTCAAAACCGCTTTGCGCGGTAAACTTTTCAGCGAGGGAACCTGGTTTGCCGATTATCGGCGGTTGCGAATTGTGGCGTACAAGCGATGA
- a CDS encoding MGMT family protein — MAGKKDKQLVSNVAPKRPREEESFRNRAYELVMRIPPGRVMSYGLVARVLGAGYDARAIGNLMYATPKDERNIPWHRVINSQGGCSTAGITSPPDLQQRLLETEGVVFNDKGRCKIENYLWTPPEYDAEANDNSQGNLFS; from the coding sequence ATGGCAGGCAAAAAAGACAAACAACTCGTCAGCAACGTCGCGCCGAAACGACCGCGCGAAGAAGAAAGCTTTCGCAATCGAGCCTACGAACTCGTCATGCGAATTCCGCCCGGTCGAGTGATGAGCTACGGCCTGGTCGCGCGCGTGCTGGGCGCAGGCTACGACGCGCGCGCCATCGGCAATCTGATGTACGCGACGCCCAAAGACGAACGCAATATCCCGTGGCATCGCGTCATCAATTCCCAGGGCGGATGTTCCACCGCCGGAATAACGTCGCCGCCTGATTTGCAGCAACGCTTGCTGGAAACCGAAGGCGTCGTATTCAACGACAAAGGCCGCTGCAAAATCGAAAATTACCTGTGGACTCCGCCGGAGTATGACGCCGAAGCCAATGACAATTCCCAAGGCAATCTTTTTTCTTGA
- a CDS encoding YbjQ family protein, with protein sequence MENPPISQPPYQVTAPRYSVAHHMVTTGFELPGFRIIRNLGVVRGITVRSRSVFGTIGGSLQTLVGGNISLFTQLCEKARAEAFEIMIQHASEIGANGIIGARYDANEVMGGVTEVLAYGTAVVVEPIDQTSYRS encoded by the coding sequence ATGGAAAACCCTCCCATTTCGCAACCGCCTTATCAAGTCACCGCGCCGCGTTATTCCGTCGCGCATCACATGGTCACCACGGGATTTGAGCTGCCCGGATTTCGCATCATTCGCAATTTGGGCGTGGTGCGCGGGATTACGGTTCGATCCCGTTCTGTCTTTGGAACGATCGGCGGCAGCTTGCAGACGCTGGTCGGCGGCAACATTTCACTGTTCACCCAACTGTGCGAAAAGGCGCGCGCCGAAGCGTTTGAGATCATGATTCAGCACGCCTCGGAAATCGGCGCCAACGGGATCATCGGCGCTCGATACGACGCGAACGAAGTCATGGGCGGCGTCACGGAGGTGCTGGCGTACGGCACGGCGGTGGTCGTCGAGCCAATAGACCAGACCAGTTATCGAAGCTGA